The following proteins come from a genomic window of Kitasatospora sp. NBC_01246:
- a CDS encoding TetR/AcrR family transcriptional regulator produces the protein MATDRDSVLEAAVGVLSRRPTAHLDEIARAAGISRATLHRLFPGREALIREVGLLGLRTFGAALDAAAVEDGDAHAALRRLVDLIVPDAALCAFLAGENQLYDDEDINELWDAQISRLQALFLRGQQQGVFRVELSAGWLSEAFFDLVAGVGWAVQDGRLAPRDGAFSLAELFLGGALRPPRPH, from the coding sequence ATGGCCACCGACCGCGACTCCGTCCTCGAAGCCGCCGTGGGCGTGCTCTCCCGCCGCCCGACCGCCCATCTGGACGAGATCGCCCGGGCCGCGGGCATCAGCCGTGCCACGCTGCACCGGCTCTTCCCCGGCCGCGAGGCGCTGATCCGCGAGGTCGGCCTGCTCGGCCTGCGCACCTTCGGCGCCGCCCTGGACGCGGCCGCCGTCGAGGACGGCGACGCGCACGCCGCGCTGCGCCGCCTGGTCGACCTGATCGTGCCGGATGCCGCGCTCTGCGCCTTCCTGGCCGGCGAGAACCAGCTGTACGACGACGAGGACATCAACGAGCTCTGGGACGCCCAGATCAGCCGGCTGCAGGCGCTCTTCCTGCGCGGCCAGCAGCAGGGCGTGTTCCGCGTCGAGCTCTCCGCCGGCTGGCTCAGCGAGGCCTTCTTCGACCTGGTGGCCGGCGTCGGCTGGGCCGTCCAGGACGGCCGGCTCGCCCCCCGGGACGGCGCCTTCTCGCTCGCCGAGCTCTTCCTCGGCGGCGCGCTGCGACCGCCGCGGCCGCACTGA